Proteins found in one Onychomys torridus chromosome 21, mOncTor1.1, whole genome shotgun sequence genomic segment:
- the LOC118571616 gene encoding kanadaptin isoform X1 yields the protein MADPTSQPEPPAPQEVSSEFKKPVLPVSPAVRSKAPASSPPTPEDVEKQCPTVLLDPGCREPEVPSPTRPDSGETGSPPEEQLRSPRVAAASGVPARAPPYQEPSWGSPATAPYSLETLKGGTILGTRTLKGTSCCLFGRLASCDVCLEHPSVSRYHAVLQHRGSDPDGESDSPGQGFYLYDLGSTHGTFLNKTRIPPRTYCRVHVGHVFRFGGSTRLFILQGPEEDREAESELTVTQLKELRKQQQLLLEKMMLGEDSDGEEETDTTEGKRKAQDDEMGCTWGMGEDAVEDEAEENPIALEFQQDREAFYIKDPKKALQGFFDREGEELEYEFDEQGHSTWLCRVRLPVDDSTGKQLVAEAIHSGKKKEAMIQCSLEACRILDTLGLLRQEAVSRKRKAKNWEDEDFYDSDDDTFLDRTGLVEKKRLNRMKKAGKIDEKPETFESLVAKLNDAERELSEISERLKSSSKALSESSSQDSLDAFMSEMKSGSTLDGVSRKKLHLRTFELRKEQQRLKGLIKLVKPAEIPELKKTELQAANTENKAKKLVLPLFGAMKGGSKFKLKTGTVGKLPPKRPELPPALMKMKDEPEVEEEEEEEEEEEKAKEEQEEQTEDGSSRLPQETEMELERAVPDPWARTDPSGSRETESHETMSQLSQAEQSKDHQEMGKIASSCEDPSVAPENDCGRTRDELKTKKAPGPGKFPPILSSKYPEDDPDYCVWVPPEGQSGDGRTHLNDKYGY from the exons ATGGCTGATCCTACCTCTCAGCCAGAACCGCCAGCACCTCAGGAAGTCAGTAGCGAGTTTAAGAAGCCGGTTTTGCCGGTGTCTCCGGCTGTGCGGAGCAAGGCGCCAGCCTCCAGTCCCCCCACCCCTGAGGATGTGGAGAAGCAATGTCCCACGGTGCTGCTGGACCCCGGCTGTAGGGAGCCTGAGGTCCCATCGCCGACTCGGCCGGACAGCGGGGAGACTGGGAGTCCGCCGGAGGAGCAGCTCCGATCCCCGCGGGTAGCTGCTGCTTCCGGCGTTCCGGCCCGGGCTCCGCCATACCAAGAGCCCTCGTGGGGCAGCCCAGCCACGGCCCCCTACAGCCTCGAAACCCTGAAGGGCGGCACCATCCTTGGCACCCGCACCTTGAAAGGGACGAGCTGCTGCCTTTTCGGGAGGCTTGCTAGCTGTGACGTGTGCCTGGAGCATCCTTCCGTGTCCCGGTACCATGCGGTGCTACAGCACCGGGGGTCTGATCCCGACGGAGAATCTGACAGTCCTGGGCAGGGCTTCTACCTCTATGATCTGGGAAGTACCCATGGTACTTTCCTCAACAAAACTCGCATCCCGCCCCGCACGTACTGTAGAGTCCACGTTGGGCACGTTTTCCGCTTTGGAGGCAGCACCCGGCTGTTTATCCTTCAG GGACCAGAGGAAGACCGAGAGGCAGAATCTGAGCTAACAGTAACACAGTTGAAGGAACTGCGCAAACAGCAACAGCTGTTACTGGAGAAGATGATGTTGGGGGAAGACTCTGATGGAGAGGAGGAAACAGATACCacggaagggaagagaaaggcccAAGATGATGAGATGGGTTGCACGTGGGGAATGG GCGAGGATGCTGTAGAGGATGAGGCTGAAGAGAACCCCATTGCCTTGGAGTTTCAGCAGGACCGGGAGGCATTTTATATAAAGGATCCAAAGAAGGCTCTCCAAGGCTTCTTTGACAGAGAAG gagaagaattAGAATATGAATTTGATGAGCAGGGGCATAGCACTTGGCTCTGCAGAGTGag ATTACCTGTAGATGACTCAACTGGGAAGCAGCTGGTGGCTGAGGCCATTcactcaggaaagaaaaaagaagcgaTGATACAGTGCTCACTGGAAGCTTGTCGCATCCTTGATACATTGGGATTGCTGCGGCAGGAAGCAG TATCCCGGAAAAGGAAAGCCAAGAACTGGGAAGATGAAGATTTTTATGATAGTGACGACGATACGTTCCTTGACCGGACTGGCCTGGTCGAGAAGAAGCGTTTGAACCGGATGAAGAAGGCTGGGAAGATTGACGAGAAGCCGGAAACTTTTGAATCCCTG GTTGCAAAGTTAAATGATGCTGAAAGGGAACTCTCTGAAATTTCTGAAAGGCTCAAGTCATCAAGCAAAG CTCTATCAGAATCATCATCTCAGGATTCTTTAGATGCATTCATGTCAGAAATGAAATCAGGGAGCACATTAGATGGTGTGTCCCGGAAGAAACTTCACCTGAGGACTTTTGAACTAAGGAAAGAACAACAGAGGCTTAAAGGGTTAATAAAACTTGTAAAGCCAGCAGAGATCCCAGAACTAAAAAA GACGGAACTTCAGGCTGCAAATACTGAAAACAAAGCTAAGAAACTTGTATTACCTCTCTTTGGTGCCATGAAAGGAGGAAGCAAGTTCAAGTTAAAAACTGGAACAGTAGGG AAGTTGCCGCCCAAGCGTCCAGAACTCCCCCCAGCGTTAATGAAAATGAAGGATGAACCTGAAGtcgaagaggaggaggaagaggaggaagaggaggagaaagcaaaggaggagcaggaagaacaAACGGAGGATGGAAGCAGCAGGCTGCctcaagagacagagatggagctggagagagcagTGCCGGACCCGTGGGCTCGCACAGATCCCTCTGGCTCCAGGGAGACAGAAAGCCACG aaaccatgtctcaacTCAGCCAAGCGGAACAGAGTAAAGATCATCAGGAGATGGGCAAAATAGCTTCGTCATGTGAGGACCCCTCAG TAGCACCAGAGAATGACTGTGGAAGGACCAGAGATGAGCTGAAGACAAAGAAAGCCCCCGGTCCCGGCAAA TTCCCACCCATACTGTCTTCCAAATACCCCGAAGATGATCCAGACTACTGTGTGTGGGTTCCACCTGAAg
- the LOC118571616 gene encoding kanadaptin isoform X2 codes for MADPTSQPEPPAPQEVSSEFKKPVLPVSPAVRSKAPASSPPTPEDVEKQCPTVLLDPGCREPEVPSPTRPDSGETGSPPEEQLRSPRVAAASGVPARAPPYQEPSWGSPATAPYSLETLKGGTILGTRTLKGTSCCLFGRLASCDVCLEHPSVSRYHAVLQHRGSDPDGESDSPGQGFYLYDLGSTHGTFLNKTRIPPRTYCRVHVGHVFRFGGSTRLFILQGPEEDREAESELTVTQLKELRKQQQLLLEKMMLGEDSDGEEETDTTEGKRKAQDDEMGCTWGMGEDAVEDEAEENPIALEFQQDREAFYIKDPKKALQGFFDREGEELEYEFDEQGHSTWLCRVRLPVDDSTGKQLVAEAIHSGKKKEAMIQCSLEACRILDTLGLLRQEAVSRKRKAKNWEDEDFYDSDDDTFLDRTGLVEKKRLNRMKKAGKIDEKPETFESLVAKLNDAERELSEISERLKSSSKALSESSSQDSLDAFMSEMKSGSTLDGVSRKKLHLRTFELRKEQQRLKGLIKLVKPAEIPELKKTELQAANTENKAKKLVLPLFGAMKGGSKFKLKTGTVGKLPPKRPELPPALMKMKDEPEVEEEEEEEEEEEKAKEEQEEQTEDGSSRLPQETEMELERAVPDPWARTDPSGSRETESHETMSQLSQAEQSKDHQEMGKIASSCEDPSAPENDCGRTRDELKTKKAPGPGKFPPILSSKYPEDDPDYCVWVPPEGQSGDGRTHLNDKYGY; via the exons ATGGCTGATCCTACCTCTCAGCCAGAACCGCCAGCACCTCAGGAAGTCAGTAGCGAGTTTAAGAAGCCGGTTTTGCCGGTGTCTCCGGCTGTGCGGAGCAAGGCGCCAGCCTCCAGTCCCCCCACCCCTGAGGATGTGGAGAAGCAATGTCCCACGGTGCTGCTGGACCCCGGCTGTAGGGAGCCTGAGGTCCCATCGCCGACTCGGCCGGACAGCGGGGAGACTGGGAGTCCGCCGGAGGAGCAGCTCCGATCCCCGCGGGTAGCTGCTGCTTCCGGCGTTCCGGCCCGGGCTCCGCCATACCAAGAGCCCTCGTGGGGCAGCCCAGCCACGGCCCCCTACAGCCTCGAAACCCTGAAGGGCGGCACCATCCTTGGCACCCGCACCTTGAAAGGGACGAGCTGCTGCCTTTTCGGGAGGCTTGCTAGCTGTGACGTGTGCCTGGAGCATCCTTCCGTGTCCCGGTACCATGCGGTGCTACAGCACCGGGGGTCTGATCCCGACGGAGAATCTGACAGTCCTGGGCAGGGCTTCTACCTCTATGATCTGGGAAGTACCCATGGTACTTTCCTCAACAAAACTCGCATCCCGCCCCGCACGTACTGTAGAGTCCACGTTGGGCACGTTTTCCGCTTTGGAGGCAGCACCCGGCTGTTTATCCTTCAG GGACCAGAGGAAGACCGAGAGGCAGAATCTGAGCTAACAGTAACACAGTTGAAGGAACTGCGCAAACAGCAACAGCTGTTACTGGAGAAGATGATGTTGGGGGAAGACTCTGATGGAGAGGAGGAAACAGATACCacggaagggaagagaaaggcccAAGATGATGAGATGGGTTGCACGTGGGGAATGG GCGAGGATGCTGTAGAGGATGAGGCTGAAGAGAACCCCATTGCCTTGGAGTTTCAGCAGGACCGGGAGGCATTTTATATAAAGGATCCAAAGAAGGCTCTCCAAGGCTTCTTTGACAGAGAAG gagaagaattAGAATATGAATTTGATGAGCAGGGGCATAGCACTTGGCTCTGCAGAGTGag ATTACCTGTAGATGACTCAACTGGGAAGCAGCTGGTGGCTGAGGCCATTcactcaggaaagaaaaaagaagcgaTGATACAGTGCTCACTGGAAGCTTGTCGCATCCTTGATACATTGGGATTGCTGCGGCAGGAAGCAG TATCCCGGAAAAGGAAAGCCAAGAACTGGGAAGATGAAGATTTTTATGATAGTGACGACGATACGTTCCTTGACCGGACTGGCCTGGTCGAGAAGAAGCGTTTGAACCGGATGAAGAAGGCTGGGAAGATTGACGAGAAGCCGGAAACTTTTGAATCCCTG GTTGCAAAGTTAAATGATGCTGAAAGGGAACTCTCTGAAATTTCTGAAAGGCTCAAGTCATCAAGCAAAG CTCTATCAGAATCATCATCTCAGGATTCTTTAGATGCATTCATGTCAGAAATGAAATCAGGGAGCACATTAGATGGTGTGTCCCGGAAGAAACTTCACCTGAGGACTTTTGAACTAAGGAAAGAACAACAGAGGCTTAAAGGGTTAATAAAACTTGTAAAGCCAGCAGAGATCCCAGAACTAAAAAA GACGGAACTTCAGGCTGCAAATACTGAAAACAAAGCTAAGAAACTTGTATTACCTCTCTTTGGTGCCATGAAAGGAGGAAGCAAGTTCAAGTTAAAAACTGGAACAGTAGGG AAGTTGCCGCCCAAGCGTCCAGAACTCCCCCCAGCGTTAATGAAAATGAAGGATGAACCTGAAGtcgaagaggaggaggaagaggaggaagaggaggagaaagcaaaggaggagcaggaagaacaAACGGAGGATGGAAGCAGCAGGCTGCctcaagagacagagatggagctggagagagcagTGCCGGACCCGTGGGCTCGCACAGATCCCTCTGGCTCCAGGGAGACAGAAAGCCACG aaaccatgtctcaacTCAGCCAAGCGGAACAGAGTAAAGATCATCAGGAGATGGGCAAAATAGCTTCGTCATGTGAGGACCCCTCAG CACCAGAGAATGACTGTGGAAGGACCAGAGATGAGCTGAAGACAAAGAAAGCCCCCGGTCCCGGCAAA TTCCCACCCATACTGTCTTCCAAATACCCCGAAGATGATCCAGACTACTGTGTGTGGGTTCCACCTGAAg
- the Supt7l gene encoding STAGA complex 65 subunit gamma translates to MLRYWGEIPIPSGQTNRSSFDLLPREFRLVEVHDPPLHQPSANKPKPPTMLDIPSEPCSLTIHTIQLIQHNRRLRSLIATAQTQNQQQTEGVKAEENEPLPSCPSSPPLPDDLQPLECKNPNAPFQIRHSDPESDFYRGRGEPVTELSWHSCRQLLYQAVATILAHAGFECANESVLETLTDVAHEYCLKFTKLLRFAVDREALLGQSPFPDVMEQVFHEVGIGSVLSLQKFWQHRIKDYHTYMLQISKQLSEEYERIVNPEKATEDTKPVKIKEEPVSDITFPVSEELEADLASGDQSLPIGVLGAQSERFPSNLEVEASPQASGAEVNASPLWNLAHVKMEPQESEEGNVSGHGVLGSDVFEEPMSGMSEAGIPQSPEDSDSSYGSHSTDSLMGSSPVFNQRCKKMRKI, encoded by the exons ATGTTGAGATACTGGGGAGAGATACCAATCCCATCAGGACAGACCAACAGAAGTTCCTTTGATCTGCTCCCACGGGAGTTCCGCCTGGTGGAAGTCCATGACCCACCCCTGCACCAACCCTCAGCCAACAAGCCCAAACCCCCCACTATGCTGGACATCCCCTCAGAGCCGTGCAGCCTCACCATCCACACCATTCAGTTGATCCAGCATAACCGACGTCTTCGCAGCCTTATTGCCACAGCTCAGACCCAGAATCAGCAGCAGACGGAAGGTGTAAAGGCTGAAGAGAATGAgcctcttccctcctgccccagctcacctcctctccctgATGACCTCCAGCCTTTGGAGTGTAAAAATCCCAATGCGCCGTTCCAGATCCGGCACAGTGACCCAGAGAGCGACTTTTACCG GGGAAGAGGAGAGCCTGTGACTGAACTCAGCTGGCACTCCTGCCGGCAGCTCCTCTACCAAGCAGTGGCCACAATCCTGGCCCACGCAGGCTTTGAGTGTGCTAATGAAAGCGTCCTGGAGACCCTGACTGACGTAGCCCACGAGTACTGCCTTAAGTTCACCAAGTTGCTGCGCTTTGCCGTAGACCGGGAGGCCCTGCTGGGACAGTCCCCTTTCCCTGATGTAATGGAGCAGGTGTTCCATGAAGTAGGGATTGGCAGCGTGCTCTCCCTCCAGAAGTTCTGGCAGCATCGCATCAAGGACTATCACACTTACATGCTACAG ATTAGTAAGCAGCTCTCTGAAGAGTATGAAAGGATTGTCAATCCCGAGAAGGCCACGGAAGATACTAAACCTGTGAAGATCAAGGAGGAACCTGTGAGTGACATCACGTTCCCTGTCAGTGAGGAGCTGGAAGCTGACCTTGCCTCTGGAGACCAGTCCTTACCCATCGGGGTCCTCGGAGCTCAGAGTGAGCGCTTCCCATCCAACCTGGAGGTGGAGGCTTCGCCACAGGCTTCAG GTGCAGAAGTAAATGCTTCTCCTCTTTGGAACCTGGCTCATGTGAAAATGGAGCCTCAGGAAAGTGAAGAAGGCAATGTGTCTGGGCATGGGGTGTTGGGCAGCGACGTCTTTGAGGAACCAATGTCAGGCATGAGTGAAGCTGGAATCCCTCAGAGCCCCGAGGACTCGGACAGCAGCTATGGCTCCCACTCCACGGATAGCCTCATGGGATCCTCCCCCGTTTTCAACCAGCGCTgcaagaagatgaggaagattTAA